In Thamnophis elegans isolate rThaEle1 chromosome 4, rThaEle1.pri, whole genome shotgun sequence, the following proteins share a genomic window:
- the PTRH2 gene encoding peptidyl-tRNA hydrolase 2, mitochondrial, producing the protein MDYLARPGVFGLIAGVTCGICLGWSIRARLFRPAKSRLTMMANELGNEASIMGESGEFKMVIIVRNDLKMGKGKVAAQCAHAAVSAYKQAHHRNPELLKQWEYCGQPKVVLKAPDEETLVQLLNEAKGLGITVSLIQDAGRTQIAPGSRTVLGIGPAPAEIIDKVSGHLKLY; encoded by the coding sequence ATGGATTACCTGGCTAGGCCTGGGGTTTTTGGCTTAATTGCTGGTGTCACCTGTGGAATATGCTTGGGCTGGAGCATTCGAGCTCGGCTTTTCCGGCCAGCCAAATCCAGATTGACTATGATGGCCAACGAGCTGGGCAACGAAGCCAGTATAATGGGTGAGTCCGGAGAATTCAAGATGGTGATCATAGTCCGGAATGACCTGAAGATGGGCAAAGGCAAAGTAGCGGCCCAATGTGCCCATGCCGCCGTTTCGGCCTATAAGCAAGCCCACCACCGAAATCCGGAACTTCTGAAGCAATGGGAATATTGTGGACAGCCCAAGGTAGTCCTCAAGGCGCCCGATGAGGAGACACTCGTTCAGCTCTTAAACGAGGCCAAAGGGCTCGGCATCACCGTGAGCTTAATCCAGGATGCTGGCCGCACACAAATAGCTCCAGGCTCCCGGACTGTCTTGGGCATTGGGCCTGCACCAGCTGAGATTATAGATAAAGTTTCTGGTCACCTGAAACTCTACTGA